A window of Cyclopterus lumpus isolate fCycLum1 chromosome 14, fCycLum1.pri, whole genome shotgun sequence contains these coding sequences:
- the LOC117743298 gene encoding uncharacterized protein PF11_0207-like gives MTQTEHKWTMENSNQIEDKQTQAVTKTKRETIQRQRQLTCQVLGELEKLLEETHSQRDEIVYLKRNTEQQQEDIDRLTAEKHEQHLLIKRLRLQIENVIEKLEKIKNETSQEKIKLLKMQTEIYQERETLERRRNEFINERHKLEMIKYDQTKLKESKGPIEQIKREQEITEKMMADSLLCLFKENKKRMLEAKQVKEQMKKNMADIKQEIKRNKKVISQHQDKIYHIKHNMNVNINKMKQGWTKIQSRERQKKDTSETVKIDLSRIQEEMEKLWEMLEEGEPQQKVTVREVQQLKTENGGLENIKSDSQKRKESMKTTHWETDMWKQNQNLEKKLVQVQSEEDDIQNIKTKILTDSEHIEREVAQAEMNTMKSVQGSSEMQTQGLADKLQRTKKEIREIEVKKDLVKMRKRTKEEFSRMMERTEPAKQDMEGRQAKTKKQRSEHIEDRFDEQKVRIQQVDRTRDIIQHKENLFEEDNIDPTNKNEVNSDMKRGIVEVEEIGKMLCRVREDAEQSRRDFTEEKTQIQWMNFRVKKKRRELDKRLDSTMRERDEVEIMKVKIQQHMKEVEQKLEDTITTIRTMSEIKTSIENAAAEMNITREDMLQVQRKMDKNKEEVKKNMVSKCLSFYFFTLGPVISHFHILKPHSCI, from the coding sequence ATGACCCAAACCGAACATAAGTGGACAATGGAGAACAGCAACCAAatagaagacaaacaaacacaagctgtCACAAAAACCAAGAGGGAAACCattcaaagacaaagacaattGACATGTCAAGTATTGGGAGAGCTTGAAAAACTTTTGGAagagacacacagtcagagagATGAAATTGTCTACCTGAAGAGAAATACAGAGCAACAACAGGAGGACATTGACAGACTGACAGCAGAAAAACACGAGCAGCACTTATTAATAAAAAGACTGAGATTACAGATAGAAAATGTTATTGAGAAACTAGAGAagattaaaaatgaaacatcTCAGGAAAAAATTAAACTTCTGAAAATGCAGACTGAAATATACCAAGAGAGGGAAACTCTGGAAAGACGACGTAATGAGTTCATTAATGAGCGACACAAGTTGGAAATGATCAAATATGATCAGACAAAATTGAAAGAAAGTAAGGGACCCATTGAGCAGAtaaagagagagcaggagatAACAGAGAAGATGATGGCGGACAGTTTGCTCTGtctatttaaagaaaataagaaaagaatgCTTGAAGCAAAGCAGGTAAAagaacaaatgaagaaaaacatggCAGACATAAAGCAGgagataaagagaaataaaaaggttatttCACAACATCAAGATAAAATTTACCACATCAAACATAATATGAATGTAAATATCAACAAGATGAAGCAAGGGTGGACCAAAATTCAAAGTAGGGAAAGGCAGAAAAAAGACACCTCTGAAACTGTCAAAATTGATCTCAGTAGAAtccaggaagagatggagaaacTTTGGGAGATGTTAGAAGAGGGTGAACCACAACAGAAAGTGACTGTGAGAGAGGTACAGCAGCTAAAGACAGAGAATGGTGGATTGGAAAATATTAAATCTGATTCTCAAAAGCGAAAAGAGAGCATGAAGACAACACACTGGGAAACTGATATGTGGAAGCAAAATCAAAACCTAGAAAAAAAGTTGGTACAGGTCCAATCTGAAGAAGATGACATACAAAACATCAAGACTAAAATACTGACTGACAGTGAACACATAGAAAGAGAAGTAGCTCAAGCTGAAATGAATACAATGAAGTCTGTACAGGGGAGTTCTGAAATGCAAACACAGGGGCTGGCCGACAAGTTACAAAGGACAAAGAAAGAGATAAGAGAGATAGAAGTGAAAAAGGACTTGGTAAAAATGAGAAAGAGAACAAAGGAGGAGTTCAGCAGGATGATGGAAAGGACTGAACCTGCTAAACAAGACATGGAAGGAAGACAAGCTAAGACTAAGAAACAGAGGTCAGAACACATAGAGGACAGATTTGATGAGCAGAAGGTAAGAATTCAACAGGTGGACAGAACCAGAgatataatacaacataaagAAAATCTGTTTGAGGAAGACAACATAGACCCAACCAACAAGAATGAAGTGAACAGTGACATGAAGAGAGGGATTGTTGAAGTAGAAGAGATCGGAAAGATGCTTTGTAGGGTGAGagaggatgcagagcaaagcaGGAGAGACTTTACAGAAGAAAAGACCCAAATCCAGTGGATGAACTTtcgagttaaaaaaaagagacgagaGCTTGACAAACGGCTGGATAGTACcatgagagagagggatgaggtagAAATCATGAAGGTAAAGATACAACAACACATGAAGGAGGTGGAACAAAAGCTGGAAGACACAATAACTACCATTCGGACTATGAGTGAGATAAAGACCAGCATAGAAAATGCTGCTGCAGAAATGAACATTACCAGGGAGGATATGCTCCAAGTCCAAAGAAAGATGGATAAGAACAAGGAAGAGGTCAAAAAGAACATGGTAAGTAAATGcttgtctttttacttttttactctTGGGCCTGTAATTAGCCATTTCCATATTTTAAAACCTCACAGTTGTATTTAA